In Marmota flaviventris isolate mMarFla1 chromosome 15, mMarFla1.hap1, whole genome shotgun sequence, a single window of DNA contains:
- the Tnfrsf11b gene encoding tumor necrosis factor receptor superfamily member 11B, which translates to MNKLLCCALVFLDISIKWTTQETFPPKYLHYDPETSHQLMCDKCPPGTYLKQHCTARRKTVCTPCPDHYYTDSWHTSDECLYCSSVCKELQYVKQECNRTHNRVCECEEGRYLEVEFCLKHRSCPPGFGVVQAGTPERNTVCKRCPDGFFSNETSSKAPCRKHTNCSIFGLLLTQKGNATHDNVCSANNESTQKCGIDVTLCEEAFFRFAVPTKFTPNWLSILVDNLPGTKVNAESVERIKRRHSSQEQTFQLLKLWKHQNKDQDMVKKIIQDIDLCENGVQRHIGHANLTFEQLRSLMESLPGKKVGIEDIERTRKTCKSSEQLLKLLSLWRIKNGNQDTLKGLMHALKHLKTYHFPKTVTHSLKKSIRFLHSFTMYRLYQKLFLEMIGNQVQSGKISCL; encoded by the exons TTCCTGGACATCTCTATTAAATGGACCACCCAGGAAACTTTTCCTCCAAAGTACCTTCATTATGATCCAGAAACCTCTCACCAGCTCATGTGTGACAAATGTCCTCCTGGCACCTACCTAAAGCAACACTGTACTGCGAGGCGGAAGACCGTGTGCACCCCTTGCCCTGACCACTACTACACAGACAGCTGGCACACCAGTGACGAGTGTCTGTACTGCAGCTCAGTGTGCAAGGAGCTGCAGTATGTCAAACAGGAGTGCAATCGCACCCACAACCGTGTGTGCGAGTGTGAGGAAGGGCGCTACCTCGAAGTAGAGTTCTGCTTGAAGCACAGGAGCTGTCCCCCTGGATTTGGAGTGGTGCAAGCTG GAACCCCGGAGCGAAATACAGTTTGCAAAAGATGTCCAGATGGGTTCTTCTCCAATGAGACGTCCTCTAAAGCTCCCTGTAGAAAACACACAAACTGCAGCATATTTGGTCTCTTGCTAACTCAGAAAGGAAACGCGACGCATGACAATGTATGTTCTGCAAACAATGAATCGACTCAAAAATGTGGAATAG ATGTCACCCTGTGTGAAGAGGCATTCTTCAGGTTTGCTGTTCCTACGAAATTTACCCCTAATTGGCTCAGCATCCTGGTAGACAATTTGCCAGGAACCAAAGTAAATGCAGAAAGCGTTGAGAGGATAAAGCGGCGGCACAGCTCACAAGAACAAACTTTCCAGCTGCTGAAATTATGGAAGCATCAAAACAAAGACCAAGATATGGTCAAGAAGATCATCCAAG ATATTGACCTCTGTGAAAATGGTGTGCAGCGGCACATTGGGCACGCAAACCTCACCTTTGAGCAGCTTCGCAGCTTGATGGAAAGCTTACCGGGGAAGAAAGTTGGAATAGAAGACATCGAAAGAACAAGAAAGACATGCAAATCAAGTGAGCAGCTCCTGAAGCTGCTCAGCTTATGGAGAATAAAAAATGGCAACCAGGACACCTTGAAGGGCCTGATGCATGCGCTCAAGCACTTGAAAACATACCACTTCCCCAAAACTGTCACACACAGCCTGAAGAAGTCCATCCGGTTCCTTCACAGCTTCACGATGTACAGATTATACCAGAAGCTATTTTTAGAAATGATAGGCAACCAGGTCCAATCAGGAAAAATAAGCTGCTTATAA